From a single Miscanthus floridulus cultivar M001 chromosome 8, ASM1932011v1, whole genome shotgun sequence genomic region:
- the LOC136475526 gene encoding phospholipase D delta-like: MVVDDEYVIIGSANINQRSLAGSRDTEIAVGAYQPDHTGADSSGGKVHAYRMSLWEEHLGKEAVRRPESPRCVGLVNGIATDNWRRYTADDDGKGPLQGHLMRYPVHVRADGRVEPLPGHELFPDVGGRIVGAPNNLPDYLTM, from the coding sequence ATGGTCGTGGACGACGAGTACGTCATCATCGGCTCCGCCAACATCAACCAGCGCTCGCTGGCGGGGTCGCGCGACACGGAGATCGCCGTCGGCGCGTACCAGCCGGACCACACGGGCGCCGACTCATCGGGCGGGAAGGTGCACGCGTACAGGATGTCGCTGTGGGAGGAGCACCTGGGGAAGGAGGCAGTCCGGCGGCCGGAGTCGCCCCGGTGCGTTGGTCTGGTGAACGGGATAGCAACTGACAACTGGAGGAGGTACACGGCGGACGACGACGGCAAGGGGCCGCTGCAGGGGCACCTGATGCGGTACCCGGTGCACGTCCGAGCCGACGGCAGGGTGGAGCCGCTGCCAGGGCACGAGCTGTTCCCGGACGTCGGCGGGAGGATCGTCGGCGCGCCCAACAATCTGCCGGATTACCTAACGATGTAG
- the LOC136475525 gene encoding UPF0548 protein At2g17695-like encodes MSWGGLFLSMGRPTQEQQKSCLAAAGGFNYDITLHGATHPKSASTLTSREAGGETCDKALTERGFFVNRSRVLIGSGSNAFVHAKSALLSWRHLALGWANVETGTPVKVGTRFCICYKELIPWVMLPLQIAYVTDGDSDKSKMFAFGSGTLQGHLLAGEERFSVLVDEEERVWYEVVSFSKPAHVLATLCYPYVQLRQKHFAQQSGQALLRHVATCLTKQ; translated from the exons ATGTCATGGGGAGGTCTGTTCTTGAGCATGGGCCGTCCCACGCAGGAGCAACAGAAGTCTTGCCTTGCAGCTGCTGGTGGCTTCAACTACGACATAACTCTTCATGGTGCCACACACCCAAAGTCAGCGTCTACCTTGACCTCTAGAGAAGCTGGAGGCGAAACATGCGACAAGGCTCTTACCGAGCGTGGCTTCTTTGTGAACCGATCACGTGTCTTGATTGGCTCAGGTTCTAATGCATTTGTCCATGCCAAATCTGCACTCCTCTCATGGAG GCACTTGGCATTAGGGTGGGCGAATGTGGAAACAGGCACCCCGGTGAAGGTAGGAACGAGGTTCTGCATCTGCTACAAGGAGCTGATTCCCTGGGTGATGCTGCCGCTTCAGATAGCGTATGTGACCGATGGCGATTCAGATAAATCCAAGATGTTTGCATTCGGCAGCGGCACTCTACAGGGCCATCTGCTG GCTGGGGAGGAGCGGTTCTCGGTGCTGGTGGACGAGGAGGAGCGGGTGTGGTACGAGGTGGTTTCTTTCTCAAAGCCGGCGCATGTCTTGGCGACATTGTGCTACCCATATGTGCAGCTGAGGCAGAAGCATTTCGCACAGCAATCGGGGCAGGCGCTCCTCAGGCATGTGGCCACTTGCTTGACCAAGCAGTAG